The following coding sequences lie in one Lelliottia jeotgali genomic window:
- a CDS encoding Molybdenum cofactor biosynthesis protein MoaD: MINVLFFAQVRELVNTDRMTLDASFDNVEALRAHLAAQSDRWALALEEGKLLAAVNQTLVEFNHPLNAGDEVAFFPPVTGG, from the coding sequence ATGATTAACGTGCTCTTTTTTGCTCAGGTGCGTGAGCTGGTGAATACCGACAGAATGACCCTCGACGCTTCGTTCGACAACGTAGAAGCCCTGCGCGCCCACCTGGCGGCGCAAAGCGATCGCTGGGCGCTGGCGCTGGAAGAGGGCAAACTGCTCGCCGCTGTTAACCAGACGCTGGTGGAGTTCAATCACCCGCTCAACGCCGGTGACGAAGTGGCGTTTTTCCCACCGGTCACAGGGGGTTAA
- a CDS encoding membrane protein: MDRFPRSDSIVQQTRSGLQTYMAQVYGWMTCGLLLTAFIAWYAANTPALMMFIFSSKITFFGLIIAQLALVFVLSGLVQKLSAGMATTLFMLYSALTGLTLSSIFIVYTYSSIASTFVVAGGMFGAMSLYGYTTKRDLSGFGNMLFMALIGIVLASLVNFWLKSEALMWAVTYIGVIVFVGLTAYDTQKLKNIGEQIDVRDSSNLRKYAILGALTLYLDFINLFLMLLRIFGNRR, translated from the coding sequence ATGGACCGATTTCCACGTTCGGATTCAATCGTTCAGCAGACGCGTAGCGGCCTGCAAACCTACATGGCGCAGGTGTACGGCTGGATGACCTGCGGCCTGCTGCTCACTGCGTTTATCGCGTGGTACGCAGCGAATACCCCCGCCTTGATGATGTTTATCTTCTCCAGCAAAATCACCTTCTTCGGGCTGATTATCGCCCAACTTGCGCTGGTGTTTGTGCTTTCCGGGCTGGTGCAAAAGCTCAGTGCAGGGATGGCGACCACGCTGTTTATGCTCTATTCGGCGCTCACTGGGCTAACGCTTTCCAGCATTTTTATCGTCTACACCTATTCGTCCATCGCCAGCACCTTTGTGGTCGCGGGCGGGATGTTCGGTGCCATGAGCCTGTATGGCTACACCACCAAACGTGATTTGAGCGGCTTCGGCAATATGCTGTTTATGGCGCTGATTGGTATTGTGCTGGCATCTTTGGTGAATTTCTGGCTGAAAAGTGAAGCGCTGATGTGGGCGGTGACCTATATCGGGGTGATCGTGTTTGTTGGCCTGACGGCGTATGACACGCAGAAACTGAAAAACATCGGCGAGCAGATTGACGTGCGTGACAGCTCGAACCTGCGCAAATATGCGATTCTTGGCGCACTGACGCTGTATCTGGATTTCATCAACTTGTTCCTGATGCTGCTGCGAATTTTCGGCAACCGTCGCTAA
- a CDS encoding Molybdenum cofactor biosynthesis protein MoaC, whose translation MSQLTHINAAGEAHMVDVSAKAETVREARAEAFVTMLPETLAMIIDGSHHKGDVFATARIAGIQAAKRTWDLIPLCHPLMLSKVEVNLQAEPEHNRVRIETLCRLTGKTGVEMEALTAASVAALTIYDMCKAVQKDMVIGPVRLLAKSGGKSGDFKVDSDD comes from the coding sequence ATGTCGCAATTGACCCACATTAACGCCGCTGGCGAAGCGCATATGGTGGATGTTTCCGCCAAGGCCGAAACGGTGCGCGAAGCGCGTGCCGAAGCTTTCGTGACTATGTTGCCGGAAACGCTGGCGATGATTATCGACGGCAGTCATCACAAGGGCGACGTCTTCGCCACCGCCCGTATTGCCGGGATTCAGGCTGCAAAACGCACCTGGGATCTGATTCCCCTGTGTCATCCGCTGATGCTCAGCAAGGTCGAAGTGAACCTGCAGGCCGAGCCGGAGCACAACCGCGTGCGTATCGAGACGCTGTGCCGTCTGACCGGCAAAACCGGCGTCGAAATGGAAGCCTTAACGGCGGCCTCCGTGGCGGCGCTGACCATTTACGATATGTGCAAAGCGGTACAGAAAGATATGGTGATTGGCCCGGTACGCCTGCTGGCAAAAAGCGGCGGAAAATCCGGCGATTTTAAGGTGGACAGCGATGATTAA
- a CDS encoding LPPG:FO 2-phospho-L-lactate transferase like, CofD-like, translating into MRNRTFADLDRVVALGGGHGLGRVMSSLSSLGSRLTGIVTTTDNGGSTGRIRRSEGGIAWGDMRNCLNQLITEQSVASAMFEYRFGGNGELSGHNLGNLMLKALDHLSVRPLEAINLIRNLLKVDAFLIPMSEQPVDLMAIDTEGHEVYGEVNIDQLILPPQELMTYPSVPATREAVEAISEADLILIGPGSFYTSLMPLLLVKELAQALRRTPAPMVYIGNLGKELSPAAASLSLADKLNLMEQYVGKKIIDGVVVGPKVDVSGMEGRVVVQEELEASDIKYRHDRHLLRLALEKAIQALG; encoded by the coding sequence ATGCGCAATCGCACTTTTGCGGATCTTGACCGTGTAGTCGCTCTCGGCGGAGGGCATGGGCTGGGCCGAGTCATGTCGTCGTTATCGTCGCTGGGTTCAAGGCTCACCGGTATCGTCACCACCACCGATAACGGGGGCTCTACAGGTCGTATTCGTCGCTCAGAAGGCGGTATCGCCTGGGGCGACATGCGCAACTGTCTTAACCAGTTAATTACCGAACAAAGCGTCGCTTCAGCCATGTTTGAGTATCGTTTTGGCGGTAATGGCGAACTTTCCGGACATAACCTCGGAAATCTGATGTTAAAGGCTTTAGATCACCTGAGCGTACGCCCGCTTGAGGCGATCAATTTAATCCGCAATCTGCTGAAAGTGGATGCATTCCTGATCCCTATGTCGGAACAACCGGTCGATTTGATGGCGATTGATACGGAAGGCCATGAAGTCTACGGGGAAGTGAATATTGATCAGCTGATTTTGCCGCCGCAGGAGCTAATGACCTACCCTTCCGTTCCCGCCACGCGTGAAGCGGTGGAAGCCATTAGCGAAGCGGATCTCATCCTCATCGGCCCTGGAAGTTTTTACACCAGCCTGATGCCGCTGCTGCTGGTGAAAGAGCTGGCGCAGGCGCTACGCAGGACGCCCGCGCCGATGGTGTATATCGGCAATCTGGGCAAAGAGCTCAGCCCCGCCGCAGCCAGCCTGTCGCTTGCCGATAAACTGAATCTGATGGAGCAGTACGTCGGTAAGAAAATTATCGACGGTGTAGTGGTTGGACCGAAGGTGGATGTTTCAGGGATGGAAGGCCGGGTGGTGGTGCAGGAAGAGTTAGAAGCGAGCGATATTAAATATCGCCACGACCGGCATCTGTTGCGCCTGGCGCTGGAAAAGGCGATTCAGGCGCTGGGGTAA
- a CDS encoding Molybdenum cofactor biosynthesis protein MoaA — MASQLTDAFARKFFYLRLSITDVCNFRCTYCLPNGYKPGSVTNNGFLSVEEVRRVTRAFSELGTEKVRLTGGEPSLRRDFPDIIAAVRENASIRQIAVTTNGYRLSRDVAQWRDAGLTAINVSVDSLDARQFHAITGQDKFRQVMEGIDAAFEAGFDKVKVNTVLMRDVNHHQLDTFLAWVKPRRIQMRFIELMETGEGSNLFRRHHISGMVLRDELLKRGWIHQIRQRSDGPAQVFCHPDYEGEIGLIMPYEKDFCATCNRLRVSSVGKLHLCLFGDGGVDLRDLLEDDAQQDALEARISAALTHKKQTHFLHQGDTGITQNLSYIGG, encoded by the coding sequence ATGGCTTCTCAGCTCACTGATGCTTTCGCGCGTAAGTTTTTCTATTTACGTCTGTCGATCACCGATGTGTGCAATTTTCGTTGCACCTACTGCCTGCCGAACGGCTACAAACCGGGCAGCGTCACCAATAACGGATTCCTGTCCGTCGAAGAAGTGCGCCGCGTCACACGCGCCTTCTCTGAACTCGGCACGGAAAAAGTGCGTCTCACGGGCGGGGAACCCTCGTTGCGTCGTGATTTTCCCGACATCATCGCCGCCGTGCGCGAAAACGCCAGCATTCGTCAAATCGCCGTCACCACCAATGGCTATCGCTTATCCCGCGATGTCGCTCAGTGGCGCGATGCCGGGCTGACGGCTATCAATGTCAGCGTCGACAGTCTCGACGCGCGTCAGTTTCACGCCATCACCGGACAGGATAAATTTCGTCAGGTGATGGAGGGCATCGACGCCGCGTTTGAAGCCGGTTTCGACAAAGTCAAAGTCAACACCGTTCTGATGCGTGATGTGAACCATCACCAGCTCGATACTTTCCTCGCGTGGGTCAAACCCCGCCGCATTCAAATGCGTTTTATTGAGCTGATGGAGACCGGCGAGGGCAGTAACCTGTTCCGCCGTCACCATATCTCAGGCATGGTGCTGCGCGATGAACTGCTAAAACGTGGTTGGATCCACCAGATTCGCCAACGCAGCGACGGTCCGGCGCAGGTATTTTGTCACCCCGATTACGAAGGGGAAATTGGGCTGATCATGCCCTATGAAAAAGACTTCTGTGCCACCTGCAACCGTCTGCGCGTGTCGTCTGTTGGCAAACTGCATCTGTGCCTGTTCGGCGACGGTGGCGTGGATCTTCGCGATTTGCTGGAAGACGATGCCCAACAGGATGCCCTTGAAGCGCGCATTTCTGCTGCTCTGACGCACAAAAAACAGACCCATTTCCTGCATCAGGGCGACACCGGGATTACACAAAACCTGTCCTACATCGGCGGGTAA
- a CDS encoding Molybdenum cofactor biosynthesis protein MoaB: MSQVSAEFIPTRIAILTVSERRGEEDDTSGHWLRDAAHEAGHSIVDKAIVKENRYAIRAQVSQWIASDEVQVVLITGGTGFTAGDQAPEALLPLFDREVEGFGEVFRMLSFEEIGTSTLQSRAVAGIANKTLIFAMPGSTKACRTAWENIIAPQLDARTRPCNFHPHLKK; encoded by the coding sequence ATGAGTCAGGTCAGCGCTGAATTTATTCCGACGCGTATTGCTATTCTTACCGTTTCTGAGCGCCGCGGCGAAGAGGATGACACCTCCGGCCACTGGCTGCGCGACGCCGCGCACGAGGCGGGTCACAGCATTGTTGATAAAGCGATTGTCAAAGAGAATCGTTACGCCATTCGCGCCCAGGTATCCCAGTGGATTGCCAGCGACGAGGTGCAGGTGGTGTTAATCACCGGCGGCACCGGTTTTACCGCCGGCGATCAGGCGCCAGAGGCGCTGCTCCCGCTGTTTGACCGTGAAGTTGAAGGCTTTGGCGAAGTGTTCCGTATGCTCTCCTTTGAAGAGATTGGCACCTCTACTTTGCAGTCCCGCGCAGTGGCCGGGATCGCCAACAAAACGCTGATTTTTGCCATGCCTGGCTCCACCAAAGCCTGTCGTACCGCGTGGGAAAACATTATTGCCCCGCAGCTCGACGCCCGCACTCGTCCCTGTAATTTTCATCCTCATTTGAAGAAGTAA
- a CDS encoding Molybdenum cofactor biosynthesis protein MoaE: MTDTRIVVGPERFNVGTEYSWLAERDEDGAVVTFTGKVRNHNLGDSVKALTLEHYPGMTEKSLADIVVDARQRWPLGRVTVIHRIGEMWPGEEIVFVGVTSSHRSSAFEAGEFIMDYLKTRAPFWKREATPEGERWVESRDSDKQAASRW; this comes from the coding sequence ATGACTGACACGCGTATTGTTGTTGGGCCGGAGCGCTTTAACGTTGGCACGGAATACAGCTGGCTTGCCGAGCGCGATGAAGATGGCGCTGTGGTGACTTTTACCGGCAAAGTCCGCAATCATAATCTCGGCGACAGCGTAAAAGCGCTGACCCTGGAGCATTATCCGGGAATGACCGAAAAATCCCTGGCGGATATTGTGGTTGATGCGCGTCAACGCTGGCCTCTCGGTCGCGTCACGGTGATCCACCGCATTGGCGAAATGTGGCCCGGCGAGGAAATTGTCTTCGTTGGCGTTACCAGCTCGCATCGCAGCAGTGCGTTCGAAGCCGGTGAATTTATTATGGATTATCTCAAAACCCGCGCACCGTTCTGGAAGCGAGAAGCCACGCCCGAAGGGGAGCGCTGGGTGGAATCACGAGACAGCGACAAACAGGCTGCCAGCCGCTGGTAA